The DNA window acacaataaaaatatatatattattgaATCTGTGTGTTTCTAACTTGAAGGATGGGGTTTCCTCACAGAGCACAGACAGTACCCAGCAATCAGCACTACAATGATGTGACAATTAGAAGCAGTCTACAGCTGCAGAAGAATCCAACACATCTTGAACAACCACTGTAAATAGCAAACAAGTTCAATAAAAAACATGCCACAAAAGTACCAGCTCTAGCACTTAATTTACACTACACAATTGTTTAAAACTAATGTGTATTTAATAAAGTTATCTAAACAGTTCAGACAGGCCTCAACCTATCATGACTGTGTAGTCTAATCAGCACTTACTAACTTCCAGATACAGCAGACAGAGTATCATAGTCTTGCTTTGACACTTACCCAGGCTCTGCTTTAAGTCTTCTTTTTCAAAGCACTACTGTACTATGTACATCTTGGATCTATTTAAAACAGACAAATCTAGTATTATACAGGTTAGattaacttttatttaaaaatacagaactgtGAAATTTGAACTCAATAGAAGCTTCAAAATATGGATTAAATGTCATAATTCGGAGGTGGCATGTCAATGATCTCATCCAGGGTATCAAGAAAGTCAGCAGTTGATTGTAGCAAGTctgaaagttagaaaaaaaatcagtttctcaTGAAACCCAGAATTTATACTCCCAAATATAAACTAGCTCCCAGTGGATTAACATAAGGCCCTTGAATTATTAAGGGAAATAGTCTGATTGCATAAGACAACTCTACTTAAGTAATCAGTTCACAACTTGAAGAATCTGTGGCTGTGCATGAGGTCATGCTGGAGCACCTCAAAGCATGCAGCCATGCATAAGCCCACAACAGAGCAGGTAGGCCCTTACAAGGAACAGTGCAAGTGCAGTATTGACCCAACTTGAGCTGGCTCTGGTGTTCAGTAACTCCACACCACACCACCTGTCTACAACACTCAGCAACATCACTTGAGACCACTACCTGTACTAGTTAAATTCAGCTTGACTATACAACAAAAGCTGACAGTAGTGTGCTAGCTAGGAGAGCAGTGGCAGCTCACTACTGCAGTAGATTCTTTCCTAAACCACAACGAGCACTGCATGTACTGCAAGTCATGCCAAGTTCCCACTTACTAGACTCCCATGAAGCCTCTTCAATCTTCACAGGTGAAGGAACCACGTTCACACATCTTTCATATGTTCCTTCAAATACCATGAGGGGAACACCATGCAGGTTGATATTGCTTAGTTTGTGCTCTTCAGGAAGGTCAAAACTCTCAAAATCTATTTGAAAAAGACACACTGTAGTTTAATAACAGCCTGAGAAGCCACAAATTTTCCTAGATTAAATGAAGTGAGAGCAGGTCCAAAACAGCACAATCCAACAATCCCCCCTCTACTGGGTATTTTTTCAAAGTTATATCTTGGTTGTCAAAATCCCATACATCACATAAAAGTTCCTGCTTTACATTAACAGTTAGATTTCTTCCCAATCACTATACCAAGTCAACTTCATCACACACAGCATATGTTTTATTAACACAAAAGTAGTTTTTGGCAGATTAGCTTTTGCACACTCACTTCCAGATGAACTAGACAGCTTAAGGACACACTTTGGATGATTAATAGACTATCTGCAGTGGGCTGTGCAAAGAACAGCTTTAAGAGTTGAAGATGAAACTATTATATCCTACAGCAGTAGGAATCTTTTCAGTTACAAGTTACTGTCTCAGCATACAATCAAGATTAGTCTGTTTTTCAGTACTGCTTAAGTACTCCTTTGTCTACCAGACATTCTATCAAGAATACTTGTCTACCAGTTGCTATTTTACAAACTAAGAGGCTATTGCATGGTTATTTGGAAGTAGTTTCATGCCATCACAGTAAAAGGCTGACTACTACACCTGTGAAGCACAGCTATTGCCATTAGAAATACTTAAATGAGAATGAGATGGTATTTCAGAAGTAGCAAGCACCCTTAGCTTAAGGACTCCAGAGAAATGCAATGCTAACTTATTTGCCACAATAGTttagaaaaagctttaaaacaatAGCAACACTCATGAAAGCCTGATTGTTCATTTTGATAATTACACCAATAGTTCTTACCTCGAGGATCAAAAGGAaacatattttctatttctggCCACTGTTCTTCAGCCACTGCATCACAGCTTTCTAAACCTGCAGTCTTCTTAGTGATAATAGAAAGAGTAAGTTACATTATTTGAGCTACTGCAGTTTCCATTTGTAATGGCTTTCCTGTGCTATACAGGTCTACAGACAAGAATGCCTGCTACAGTCAACAGTTATGCCTAAATACCTTCAACACAAATAACCTGGAGACAGACAAATGCTTCAGTTGAGTTTACATAGTACAACACTACAGCAGCAATAAATCACTGCACCGGAATATTTACAGTCATGATACTAAGTTCCTGATATTTGACATCTGAACAAGACATTAACTCAGTATTTTCTCTAGAACTACTACTTCGCCATCAGGTACCTCCTATGCTCCTGTATGccttgtgctggttttggctaggatagggttatttttcttctagtaGCTCATAGGAGGCTATGCTTTGGATtcactgaaaacagtgttgataatacagagatgttttagttattgctgagcagtgcttacacagagtcaaggctttttctgtttctcacccCACCCATGCATAGGCTGGGGGTGTGCAAGAAGTTgtgaggggacacagctgggacagctgacccaacagaccaaagggatattctatATCATAGGACAATGCTAAACAACAAGAACTGATGGGGAAGTTCTCCTCTGTCCCTCGTAAGTGTGTTGCACTCACTTTGTTTGCAGCACAATGCTGACTTTTCTGTCTTATCTTTTCCAACTTGCTTGCGACTCCTTGAGTTCTATTCACATTTCCAAGAGCCTTCCTGACAGAGCGAGGTGCACCTGGAGATGTACTGACTGTTTTTTTGGGAAGTGGAGTCTTAACTTGCGTTCGGTCAGATAAGACTTTTGCTGGAGtgggtgaaagaaaaaaaaataacaaacaagcTTTAGCACCATATCAACCCTAAAGCTTGCCTCAGTAAGTACATGTGTCAGAAAAGTAGCTGTCAAAAATCATTGTCCATCACTTAGAACTCAGGAGCATAAGCCCCATCTATGACAAAAACAGTTCTCTCCATTTTTATGGTATTTGAAGTGCTTAGTAGAATTAATTAGAGAAGTAAATATAAGGCTAGAAAACTATTACTGATCAAAGCAGTGATTAGCAAGACATGGATTTATGCACTTTATCTGATGCCCTGCTGTCCTAAGGCAGCATGTACGCACAAGATCCTGAAGGGAGTCTTAGCCGATTCTTAGTAGTGCCAACTTCATCATTCTCCTGATCAATAAAGATCAGAGTTGCCATCTTCAGGTTGATGAGAAGACTCTGGAAAGGCCATACACgaaaaagaggaaattattCTTGTCACCTTTTTTCCACCAAAGCTCACTTTTTAAACAAACCGCATTAAAGACAACACAGCTACCATGTGCTGGTCCTTAGACAAGGGGGAAGAAGCACATACTTCCCATCATTTCATAGTAGTTTAGCTACAGACCCTTATGCTTGAAGGCATTATTAATGCACATGGTAGTCTCATAGTCCTAAAAGAGCTTATGAGTTCAGGAAAGAAGTAAAGTCTCACTAGCAATCCTACAGGGAAAGATCTAATACCTTCGGCTTGCTTTGTTACTTCTCTGTGGTTTCTTTGGTACAATAAGAGTACATCTCCTAGCTAAGCAATCCAGTCCTTAGCTCAAAACATGCAGCATTTGAGCATGTAAGTACAATTACAGTTATTTTACTAGCAGATACCTCTTTtcatgagaaaaagaaaccGAGGACACCCTATACAAACCGGTAACTTCACTACTGTTTTTCAGCCCTAACCGAGACAATAGATCAGAGCACTTCTTCACGCTGTTAATTAGTAGCCAGGCAGCTCCCACCTGGAGCTTGCCACTGCCATTGCACAGGTACGCAGCAGCCCCTCATTCAGTAGCAGCCTGAAGGAAGAAGCTGCTTTTAATTGGTGCAGCTTGAAGGCAAGAGCTCAAGCACAAAGTCAGAGCGAGACTCACCGCCGCCGGCCTCAGCGCTCCCCTTAGTTCAAGCCACCTCCCGCCCTCCGGCTGTAAGCCGTACCACCAACCACCCTCAGCTCCCAGCCGCGCTTACCCTGCCCAGGGCCCACCTCAGGCACCACCGCCAAGTCTAAGCGCAGCAGCACCCGCACAGAGAAGGATCAGACCCGCTCCAGGCCACGCAGAGGCCAGGCCGAGCCAAGCCGCAGACGCTCCTCAGACAGCAAACCGGCAGCGGCCTGCACTGCCGAACCGCCACCTTTTAAATTAGCTCCGCATCGCCCATTGGCTACTTCGACTAACGCTCCGCAGGTGATTGGCTCAGCAGTGACCCTTCCGCCGCGCCTTCGCTCCCGGTGGCTCCACCCCCTGCTTTCCGGGGACGGAGCCGGTTGCTACGGTGACGACGTGGTTCCGCCCTCGGCAGTGCCGTCGCTCTCTGTGACGTGGCTGTGGCGCGTTCTCGGTATCCGTGCGGCCTGGCCGGTAAACAAGGGCGCGGGGTTGCGGTAGGGGGGCCGCGGGCAGCGGCGGGGACCGGCGCTTGGAGCGGCCGCTCTGGGCTCCGAGGAAGTACCCGGGCCGGGCCTGGGCCCTGGTAGGGCGCTGCTTCCCCGCAGGCCTCTCTCGACTCGCCTACGCGTAGGCTCGGGTTCGCGCATGCTGCGTGGACGCTCCGGGGCCGTCCGGCAGCCCCGGCCGGTCCGCAGGCTCTGCTGACCCGAagagcagcagcggcggcggcggtgagTCCGTGTCCAGCACGGCGCGGGCTGGAGCGCCGATAGTGCGTGTCCTGCGCTGTGCGCACCCGCCTGGTGTCCGGCTGCGCAGGGAGCAGAATCGTAGAAGggggtgggttggaagggtccttaacgatcatctagtttcaaccctctgccatgggcaggcaaaTACACAAGACTTGTTAATATTGCTGTAGATGAACAACATAGGCAGGAAGGCACCTCCAGCAAGTGACCCTAACTAATCCATTAATCAACGTAACAAAGGAGACATTGCATTCATTAATAgtaaggttttttttcagcaccgatgtttatttttgaatgcattttacAGTGTTACTGGTTTCACTCGATGCAAAACCATGATGAAGAAATGTGCTGTCAAGTAATACTGATCTGTaagacttttattttctcataacaggaaaagaaagagaaaaaccaaTATGTCATCAGGGACGGTAGTGAATGCCGCTCCTTCAGGAGGATCAAATGATGTGGGCCTGGAGGAACCAAAGAAGATGACAAGAGaagactggaggaaaaaaaaggaattggaagaacagagaaaactAGGAAATGCGCCTGCGGAGGTGGATGAAGAAGGAAAGTAAGTTTGATTAAAGCTATGGTTGTTGTAAAGCTACTGgttgaaaatgccttttttccctGATGTGATTACAGACTAATCATGATGGTGATACATGATTTCTACATGAGTCATTGCAGAAATAAATAGTTGGGACTCTCTTAATTTGCTTTAACATTCCAGTCATCCCTAGAAACATATTTTCCCCACAAAAAAATGGTAGGTTCACTGCTTATTGACCGTAATCTATTGATAGTGCTGCTAAAAGTTCCATCTATATGGCTACTTGTAAGCGGTGTTCTAAAAGTGACCAAAACATCGTACTGGGGAACTTCACAGTGTACATTATGTGTTCCCTGGCTCTTGCTTCTACGAGGCTTGTTGCTTTTGAGAAGAGGAATGTTACTGGGTTTGTGCTCAGTAACATTGCACAGAATGAAGTGTTTGGTTTGGAGTTAGGAATTAGATGACAACAGCATCGCCATGTGAACCTGTGTTTATCTAGTTAAATTTGCAATGTGTTGTAACAACTTCTTATCACTTGTAAAGCACTGAACTTTAATGTGAAAGTTATGTGTTAGGCTGagttgttgtgggtttttttctcagtgcCGTGTGTTTATTACACATCTTTTACAGGGATATCAATCCTCATATTCCTCAGTACATATCCTCAGTACCATGGTACATAGATCCTTCTAAAAGACCTACACTAAAGCATCAGAGACCCCagccagagaagcagaaaaagtatAGCACCTCTGGAGAATGGTACAAACGAGGAGTAAAAGAGGTacacaaaatgtttttgtcATAAAATAAAGATTTGGGTTGATTCCAAGAGGATATGATTTCTGGTAATGTGTTTCTGAGGGAGACAGGAGTTGGGAATTCTAATTCAGCGGGCAAGTCTGATTTGATCAAACACAAGGCGGTGTTTGATAATAATCAGAATACATGTTCTGGGCTTGGGTAGATCATGCACACTTTAGTTCTATTGAAAAAATTAATTGGGTGTTGGGAACATGTGTATGAATCTTGCCACAAGTTTGTACAACACTGTCTTTCTTTGTTGTTTAGCATTCTGTGGCAACTAGATACCGTAAAGGAGCTTGCGAGAACTGTGGTGCATTGACACACAGTAAGAAGGACTGCATGGAGGTAAACTGaacttttagaatcatagaatcattttgttgatgttttaatggtttttaaaacagtgtgaATTCTAATCTTAGTGAAAAATAGCCAGCTGTagataaaagagaaattacTAGTTTTGAAGAAGCtattttgaaaaacattacAGGTATTGAAAGGTGGCTTGgaaatttctgaagaaattattatgtaggaaaaacagagggaagaaatgTTACTGTTCAGGGTATTGCTCATCAATTCTGTTTGTGATCAGTGCTGCAGTAATAGGTGAAAAAGTTTTAGTTCTTCGTAATAATTTGCTTTAACTCAAGTGCTGTCTTTCTGTTCCATGTCAATTAGAAGCCATTCCCAGAAATTggtgtttcagtttctttcctaACTGGAAAATAGAGTTCAAAATTGATGGGGTTTGGAATCAGTTGTGctactttaaaatacagaaattaattaCTTGCATTTATGTACAATTCACAGGCTTATAGTGCTGAATTTAAGTGGCTCTAGAGGAGCTCAAATGATACAATTTTTAAACAGGTATCTGAGTAACGTATTTTAGTCTAATGGACTGATCCGACCattgttttttaactttcagaGACCCAGGAGAATTGGAGCAAGATACACAGGCATGAATATTGCACCAGATGAACATGTGCAGCCTCAACTGACATTTGATTATGATGGAAAGCGAGACCGTTGGAATGGCTATAACCCAGAAGAGCACATGAAGATTGTGGAGGAATATGCCAAGGTTGATTTGGTATGTAGCTGTTATGTTTTATTCAGGAAACCTTTAGTGTTTGGTTTGTCTGGGAAGAGGCATGGTTGTTATGTGCAGTTTTAATATTAGATCTTGTGCTGTATTGATAATGAAAAAGTGAGAGGAATACTGTGGTTGATAGCAGACTTCACATAAACTGAAAATTGAGATCAGAACTGGCAACCAAGTATGGATCTGTACAATAAATAGTCTCTCCAGATTGCTTACCTTTTAAAAGGCAAACCTTAGAATTTATTACCCAAGATGCAGATTGAATCATACGCAAGAAAGGAATTTATTATCTAGTTGTATTAGAGCCAACAAATCTCTACCTATTTTGTAACCTCattcatgttatttttttaatgaatccTCTTTGTTGCCATGAAGGAGTAGTATATTTGTACACAGCTCTTTGCATGCTGGCATCCTGCTGTTGCAGATGACTTTCTATCTGTATGCACCAAATGTATGTGAACACTAAGTAACTTctaagaaaagctgagaaaagaGTTCACTACCTTAGCTAGATGTTAGCTACCTGTTCCAAAAGATATTTAGGTGCCTAAGTAACTCCCTTCGATGCCTGGTCCTCAGTATTTTCCTGCAGTACATAGGAAGCTAGTGCTAAAAGTGATCTAATCAGTGTGCATAAATGCCTGATGGGAATGTTTAAAGGCAGAACCAGACTCTTATCAGTAGtatctagtgacaggacaagaagcaGTGGGCAAAAATTGAAATACAAGAAATTCTGCTtaattataagaaaaaatactctACTGTAAGGGTGATCAAACAGTGGAACAGCTTGCCCAGTGAGGCTGGGCAGTCTCCATTTTTGGAGGTAACCAAAACCTGCCTAGACACAGACCTAGGCAACCTGTTGGAGGTAagcctgctctgagcaggggcTTGTCCTTGGCAGTCTCCAGAGGTACCTGCAGAAATTCACTACATGCTGCTTTGAAATCCCACTTCAGGTGCTAGACTTTGGTGGCCCTTCTTGCATGAACCATAAATGCAACATCAGTCACAAAGTACCTTAGGCACTGAAGTTTCTAACTAGTCTATGAGGACACAGtagtaaaacatgtttttaaacacaACTGAAATAAGCTCTTTAGTTCTTAAAGTAGCATAAATGTATTCATGGTAGAGCTGCATAAATCTGGTAAACTTTTAACAATACAATATAAAGTAGTAAAATGGTTAGTGTACGtaatttccttcccttcagcctCAGAAAACAGTGTGGTGAAGCACGGGAGTTAGAGGGGACAAGTTGTAGGCTGCTGATTTTTTACAAGCACCAAGACAGTTAACCCTCCATATTTGGTAATAATTAGCACATTTTAATGACAGCAGTCAGAGGAGTTGGTTGTGATAAATAAATATTAGCTGCACACTTGCTGTTAAGAAGGAACattaaaacaaatgtgtttCATGATACACAGGCCAAACGCACACTGAAAGCCCAGAAGCTTCAAGAGGAGTTAGCATCAGGGAAGCTGGAGCAAGTGGTAAGTAAACTAACTCGTAATGTATTTATGTTTAGcctgaataaaaatacatcagGTTCCTTCTGCTCTCTGATGCTTTTCCTCTCTACACAGGGCCTGCtatagtgggtttttttttatgcccTTCAATAATTTAAAGACTTCTCTAGCACCAGCATATTATGTGTCACATTCAAGAATTTGAAGTATCTTCTTTCAAATGGAAGTTGACTGTTTTCCTCCTATGGGCAAAATTtccatattattattattattattattattattattattggtaacATTAATGACGTGGAATTTTGGGTCAAAAAAGCTTGTTTCACGTGGAATTTTGTTTATATACTGAAAGATTACGATTACATCTGACTGACATTGAGGTAATGACCATTACATGACTGTGGATTGATTTAGTAATGATTGGTATAAATTACAATAGGAAGGTGTTTTCTTTATGTTAAACCAAACTGGTTTCTTCTCCAGTCGTTGCTATGACTTATTTGCAGTGTTACTGCAGAGTTTGCATCTTTTGCTAGCTTCTACAAGCTCCTCTGAGATTATAGGCAGTGCTTTTGCTAATCTTTGAtataaaattctatttttaaaaataatttctgataaTATTCTAAGTTTATAAAATGGGGGAAAAGTAGAGACTGCTACTGGTCGgaaatagggtttttttaattaagactgtaagaaagaataaaagcaaaagaaagactaCGTACTGTTGGCCTGAGCTTTCCAGAGGTTGTCACCTCACATTTTGTCAGTAGATGGCAGAGTGAACTTACTCTCCAACCCAGCACAAACCTACAGAGTTCTGGCCTTcccaacagaaaaatattctttctctttttggcGCCTGTTTTCACCACAAGGCAAACATTGTTGGCTTCCATATTCCTTAGAAAATGAAGCTGTAAGAAGGGAAGTGTGTTTGAAACGTAAGAACTATCTCTGATGGACAGGACCAAGACTGTTTTGTATAGCCAATTTGCTGGTCAGTCttcttatttccatttttaatgcTGCAAGTATTCTCAAGTTAGAGGCTAAGCAGGTTGAAAAATAAAGTCTAGCTCAGTTTCTCCAGATTAAATCATGGCTTCTGAAATTCTGTCAATCCTCATTAAGCATAAATATTGATGAAGCTTTCAGAGTTGAATCTTGGTTATATTTCCATGATATAAAAGTGTAAACCATTAGTGGTCAAAGGCATAGCAAGCTCTAACAAACAGTGACACTTCTAGaatttgctggttttgcaaAGGCTTGGAAAATTAGTTTGGAATACAATGAAAAGGTCTCCAACATACACCTGTAACAGGGACACTTACAAGCTCTTTCCTAGAACATTATGTTGCAGTCTTTGCCACATGTAAGTTGTATTTTGCATCCATCATCAGGCTCTGCTTTGATTGCTCTTTATATTCCTGccatctttcctttctccactatcttgtcttctctgctgatgtgctctttgttttctgcagaactCCCCAAGACAGCAGTGGGGAGAAGAGGAACCGAATTCACAGACAGTAAGATGACTACTCACTGCATCACACCATGGGCAGAAAAAAAGGGCCTGTAGTTAGTGGAACAGTGAAACAAGGGTAGCATAAGGGTTTGAATGCTGGGTTCATGCCACTGGCTGCCTGTTCTTTCCAGCAGAGATCACTGGATTTCACAGAAGGGTTTTTGAGTTTAATTCCTGTGTGTTGTCAAACCTTGGACATGCACGCAAATAACTAGTTCTTAAGTAATATAGTTTGTCCAAGATAACTGTATTCTTAATATAATCACAGTTCTGGTTTTGTAACTGTTTCCATGTGAGGAAGTGGAAATCCTTGTATTTCTGAGAACTGTTGAATGCTAGATTAGTATGATAGCACACTTCAGCTCAGGTAAATGATGCTATTTTTTAACTACACAGATTGCAGAAGTTTTAATGAAACCACTAAAGTCAGTCTCTCATACATGTCTCTAGTGTGAATGTCTTCTTTTATTTAGAAGTTTCCCATCTCTTCTCAGGAAAGAGATCATAACAGTgaagatgaggatgaagatAAATATGCAGATGACATTGATATGCCTGGACAGAACTTTGACTCGAAAAGACGTATCACAGTTAGAAATTTACGTATTCGGGAAGATATTGCTAAAGTAAGTTAAGAATTCATTACAGATGTTCTTTTGTATTCATGAGAGTTTCCAAAAAATTGTGTGCTCGAAGGTTAATAAGTTTATATATGGGTCTTGGGAAATGGAGATTCAGAGCTATTCTAAGTTCTGTTTCTGCTCATTTTACGACTTTGTCAAGGTTAACCTTGTACATAGATCCAGCTTCTTAAATGTCTGAGCTGGGGGATACAGGAGTAACTTCAGTCTTTTTTAAATCATCAATATTAAATATCTtgtatgttgttttctttccctagtACTTGAGGAATCTGGATCCAAACTCTGCTTACTATGATCCCAAAACAAGAGCAATGAGGGAGAACCCATATGCCAATACAGGCAAGAATCCAGACGAGTAAGTTAAAACAGGATCATGTTTCTGTATCCAACAAAACTGCTAAAAATAAGATTaatagttttgtattttctcttgtcTGTATGTTTTGTACTGATGAATCTCTAGTCAGTTATGGATAGAAGGAGTAGTAAATACGGGAAAAATATTTAGCAgcactttttgttttaatatgtaAAAGTGGTATTTTAGTAATACTGGCCCTTAATGTTCAGGGATGTGTGGACCaccatttattttcatgatCTGCACAAGAATTAGAATACTGCTGTATATAGAGGTTATACCTGTAAACAGTAATAATATTTATGT is part of the Lathamus discolor isolate bLatDis1 chromosome 10, bLatDis1.hap1, whole genome shotgun sequence genome and encodes:
- the PTTG1 gene encoding securin isoform X2, which encodes MATLIFIDQENDEVGTTKNRLRLPSGSSKVLSDRTQVKTPLPKKTVSTSPGAPRSVRKALGNVNRTQGVASKLEKIRQKSQHCAANKTAGLESCDAVAEEQWPEIENMFPFDPRDFESFDLPEEHKLSNINLHGVPLMVFEGTYERCVNVVPSPVKIEEASWESNLLQSTADFLDTLDEIIDMPPPNYDI
- the PTTG1 gene encoding securin isoform X1 — protein: MATLIFIDQENDEVGTTKNRLRLPSGSSKVLSDRTQVKTPLPKKTVSTSPGAPRSVRKALGNVNRTQGVASKLEKIRQKSQHCAANKKTAGLESCDAVAEEQWPEIENMFPFDPRDFESFDLPEEHKLSNINLHGVPLMVFEGTYERCVNVVPSPVKIEEASWESNLLQSTADFLDTLDEIIDMPPPNYDI
- the SLU7 gene encoding pre-mRNA-splicing factor SLU7, with protein sequence MSSGTVVNAAPSGGSNDVGLEEPKKMTREDWRKKKELEEQRKLGNAPAEVDEEGKDINPHIPQYISSVPWYIDPSKRPTLKHQRPQPEKQKKYSTSGEWYKRGVKEHSVATRYRKGACENCGALTHSKKDCMERPRRIGARYTGMNIAPDEHVQPQLTFDYDGKRDRWNGYNPEEHMKIVEEYAKVDLAKRTLKAQKLQEELASGKLEQVNSPRQQWGEEEPNSQTERDHNSEDEDEDKYADDIDMPGQNFDSKRRITVRNLRIREDIAKYLRNLDPNSAYYDPKTRAMRENPYANTGKNPDEVGYAGDNFVRYTGDTISMAQTQLFAWEAYDKGSEVHLQADPTKLELLYKSFKVKKEDFKAQQKESILEKYGGQEHLDAPPAELLLAQTEDYVEYSRHGTVIKGQEKAVACSKYEEDVKINNHTSIWGSYWKEGKWGYKCCHSFVKYSYCTGEAGKEIANAEASLLQEQPREEEHMTKPKTLMEIHQEKQKEKKKKKHKKSSNSDSEGEEKKKQEKLKKALNAEEARLLQVKEIMQIDERKRPYNSIYDSREPTEEEMEAYRMKRQRPDDPMASFLGQ